The window AGATAATACAACaaagaacaacaacaataatccaGTATAATTTCACAAGTTGGGTGTGAGGGAGagggatagtgtgtacgcagacctcaCCCCTACACTGCTGGAACATAAAAGGAATGAACCTCGACATTCCTATGTTAGTCACTAAAGCAGCTAAACACTACTTCCTAACGAACAAcagtcacaaaaaaaaaaaattaaacactCTTTTATACATTAAATGGCACCCTCCACATGCACCTTTCTATAAACTGAACATTGACGGATCTGCTTAACCTACGCTACATAACTATGGCATATGAGGTATATTTCGAGACTTTCAAGACCACTGGGTCATGGGATTCGCTGGTAAATTACATCAAACTAGCAGTGTCCATACAAAATTCCTTGCACTACTCATGGGACTGCGAATTGCTCTGCGCGACAGACTCACACCTCCAGGGGCGGATGTAGCATATACTCGGCGGGGAGTAAAactttatatgtaaaaattcattaaaattgcaaaaatagtagatacgaacccataactttaaaaatgtaatgggttcaatgctaaaatTTTTAAAAGTTGAACTCATAAGGTTTAAATCTTGAATCCCCCCGTGCACACCTCCCAACATTGAGACAGATGCAACGGAGGTCATTGGCATGCTAACAAAAactaacattcattatattaatattgttgatGACAACAGGTTGTTGCTCCTACACTGGGTAGCCCGCCTATCCATCATATCTAGAGGGAGCAAAATAGCGTGGCAAATAGTTTAGCTAAATATGGCACTCAGCAAGCAGATGGTAGTGCAGATGGTAGCAACTGTCTTCTTTTTGCAACACCACCACTTTTTGTCCAGGAGTTGCACTATCACGACCAAGTAGGAACAAATCACCGGAGGCTTGTTCTTCCACTAGCTCTTTTATGCCTATACTGGCAGCTCCATTACAGGAGACAACAACCTCTTCTTTAAATAGTTTTTCTAATAATGTTTTGGCTTGTAACGCACCCTATGAAGGTGTGCAATTAGTAGACTCCAATATGAAACTATGCATAGCTTAGTTACTTTGATGCCTAGAGTGCATCCTGCTCCCTGTACTGCTACCCACTTTTAGTTTCTTAATATAAGTACATCATCCTTTATgaccaaaaatttaaaaaaaaaaacattttgaTCTTGTTTAAATTGTATTCTAGTTAGAAATATAGCATCAAAATTGCCTAGCTCTCTTTTTGAACATACTAGAGTCAATTATAAATAACTAGAATTCGACAAGCGTCCCAAACTGATGGGAATGTTGGAATTTCAACTGTCTTTGACAAAGTAATTCATATCTAAACGATACAAAGTGGTCCCTCAGAAAACATTACATCAAAAGAAGATCAGTGCCAACTCCAGATGCAATAAAGATAGGCTTCAGAGAATGAGCATAATAGAGAAGAGATCATGCTGTTTGTGAGACAATGAGACTAAATATGTTGAGAAAAATGGTCGATAAATATCTCGGATTTTATCTTCAATTACATCAAGGTACTGTCAAACTGCTGCTTCAAGAAGTGTAATTCTATGTCGACCAGCTCAAGAAATTCGGGCTTGCTTAGCAGCACCTTAATTCAAAGGAAACCTCCACCGGAATACTCAACCTCCTGCATGTGAAGCACTTCAGAatgttattaaaataaaaaaacaggACCTCACAATAAATCCATGAATGATCTGCCTGAGGAAACACTCTAGACATAATAACAGCTAGAGAAAAAACATGAATAGAATAAGGACAATAGTGAAGATAAAAAAAACTACCGCGCAGAGAAAAATATAAAAGCAGTCtatcaaatactcaaaacttaAATGAACAAAATAAAAGTCAAACATTCTGAGAGGCAAAATTTTTGTTTTAAATACATTGAGAAAAGAAATGGACTGCTGATTGATTTCATATGATGAAGTAATTATTACATGTTGATCTGATTCTCGGCAAACGGCTGGAATCAAATGCTGAGGAAAAATGGATGGAGATTGATAATACATTGATCAGAGAAGACCAGGTTTTTTTAGTGTTGTATGTTAGGATATTCTGACCAAATAGCTGATCAGCTCCCACCATGAATGAAGTGAGTGAAGTAGGATCTGGGTTTAAGGGTCAAGCACCACGATACAACAACTACGTCTCAAACAAGTTGGGGTCAGTGGCGGAGCTAGTGGGGCGGAAGACGGTTCATCCGAACCCCCTTCACCGAAAAATTACActatttatataaggtaaaaaagTTATGTATATATATGAGATGTTAAATCCCCTTGGCTTCTTCGcatgtttaatttttttattttttgaacccCCTTGGTGAAAATCTTGGCTCCGCCACTGGTTGGGGTTGGCTTTAAGGGTCAAGTACCACGATACAAGAACTACGTCCCAAACAAGCTGGGGTTAGCTTTGGTCAAGTACCACAATCAATGTTTTATTTTCTCACAGACAGATAGACATAGCATGGTACTGTCAGTGAAGCAAGGCGAGACAACCTCCTTTCGGTGGTAAACCAAACCTAGCCTTCAAAAAGTCAACAGACCGAGGTCTAGCAACTCAGTTCTTTAACATCAGCTGCGAGATGTTCTTCTAGCACCATGTGACATCTCATAAATGCTGGCTGAAACTGATGAGTCTTCCCCTGGCAATTGGGGTGCGACTCTTTCATCTAACCTATATAGACCCACATACTTTTACGTATTTGTTACAAATACCGACCAGTGTCATTGCTAAACTGGATAGCCTTCAAAGGAACTTTCCACGGAATTCGACAGATGGGACCAGTAAGTTTCACTTGGTCAATTGAGAGACTGCTAAAGCGTTTGGGTGGCCTTGGGGTGAAAGATCTTCCGGTTTTCAACAAGGCCCTATTGGGGAAATGACTACAGACTACTCAGGACAGAAGAGCACACTCTGTGGAGGGATGTAGTGGAATCTATGGAATTTTGAACGGACGGGAAAAATTTAGTTGTAACATCACTTTCAGGGTAGGGAAAGGGCACAGGGTCAGGTTTTAGGGACATAGGTAGTACGGAAATAATGCATTGAGATTCACATTTCAAAAGATGTGCATAATATTGCCAGAAAGAGTTCAGAAGTTACAAGAAAGAAAAGGGGTAACGGTGTAGATGGAACCTACAGGACTGGGAGGGAGCAAACATCTGAAGTCTAATTGAATTGCTTTATAAATAAAGCTCTTCTAATGACAACCATAATTCTTGGAGGTGGAAAGTGGCGAATAGTACTGGGCTGCTTTTGGTAAAGTCCTACTATTATAAGCTCTTGATTAGAATGATATTGACATTTCACATATATTAATTTGGATTCTCAGGATGCCAATGTGTGTTCTTCACTTGATTGGAAGCGAAAAGAGCGATTCTGACAGCTGAAAACTTTAGGAAGAGGAGAATTACAAATGTGAGTCGGTGTTGTGCAAGAGTTCTGTCAAACACTGGACTACCTCCCCTTACATTATCAGGTACTGTCACTTATGCTGGGAAATGTTGACATGGTTTGGGCAAAGGTTGATTCCACGCACTGAGGAGTCGGCATTTTTTAGCTTGACGAGGAAGAGTGTGGGATGTTGCTCCACTAACATTCATGAGTCATGTGTTGTTAGAAAcacataataattttttttttgttggactAAGCTAACCCCTGTGACTAGCACCaataatatttttggattttcaccTCCCTGGTTCTGGATTGACAATGTAAAGGAGCTAGCAACACTGCTACTTTTGTAACTTTGCATCTCCTAGATGCCTTTTAATGAAATGTCTTACTTTatcggaagaaaaaaaaaaactgaaattcctTCGGATTTACATTGTTTCATGGACCACATCAGTTACATTTTGTAGGAGCAGGATGACAATGACTGGGTTGGAAAATAGAACTGCTCAACCTGATGCACCCATAGTAGACTAGAATATGCCAATATCTCTTTTATTCTGAACAGTATTGGCAGCCTAATATTTCCAAGCCTCAATTCTTATATGTTAAAAAAGAGTTAATATAAGAGTAATTTTAAGAATCGAACCTGGGCAGGTGGCAAAGATGAAACCCAATCTGACGCATGAGTTGGAAGAAGACCCAAAGTGTTAAGCTGAAAAACATATGTAATTCCATGTTAGCAAACCACTAATCAGAGAAGCTGATGTCAATTAACATGTGTGCGAAAGAGATGAATATCTCCAGAGAAGCTGATGTCAAATAACATATGTGTGAAACAGATGAATATCTACCTTCCAGACGCCCAGTCCTAAACCCACAAGATTGAGTGCAATAAATAGTAACTTTGGAGCAAGAAGATCCACTTTGCTGTCCTTGTAAGGCTCAAAAACTGCCCCAGAAAGGAAATACAGAAAGAGaaaattaaaaaggaaataaaagaagCAGCCATATCAAGTCATAGCTTAATCAGCGAAAGAACAAAAAATGTGAAATTACAAATCACTGAATCCAGAATTTGAGACAAATTTCAGCCAAGAAATCCATCTCTAGTAAAGTATAACTTACACAAGCACAATAAAGCAGTTAATTCAATAGTTTGTGATATGATGTCTGACCTTTCCCAACTCCTTGAAGAGCACTAAGAGGCTGCCATAGAGCTGAAACTGTGATACCAATGCTAAACAAATGAACTGTGCTTCCGGCCATCCACATCATGAAACCCATCATCATCAAATTCTTGGCAGGTGCTTGTGCCACTTCCCACGCTTTCTATTCCAATGAATATCAAAATTAAGTACATAATTGTCATGAAAAAGAGAGACAAAAGAGCTCCTTATATAAGAGTTTAGGCTCCATGAAATGAGGAACATTTCCTAATTAGTATATAATCATCTTGAATATCCTAATTCCTACATCATGAATCTAAACATGTACAGTAAACCTAGACACATTCTAATAGTTGTAAACCAGAATTGAGAGTAATCAACTCACAATAAAAGTACTTCGACTAGAAAATTGTTGGAGAACTAGAAAAGGTTAATCATTAAGAGATACTTATGAAATCACAAAAGCAGAACACTGGTGTAGGAAAAATAAGAAACATCGTTCATGCTTTTTGGAGAATTTTCCAAAGGATATTTTCACATTAGAGCCCCTGTCTTAATAAGTTTTGGAAAATGTTGCTGCTCAAAATAGCATGAGGTTGTACTATTATTTTGGGCTGGACCAGGTATTAGCTTTGAGGCCTACAAAGAGTTTGGTCGAGTGTACGCAAATTCAAAAGTCAAATTTCATAAAAATGTGTCTATGTCTTGATTAATTCTCCAGTAAGAAATCCTACACAATGGTATAGTGCATAATTCAGATTCTAAACCGAAATACTTCGTTTTTTCTTTTTAGTGATAAATTTGTACTGAGGACTTATTAAGATAGCGATGCTAGTATCTTTTCTCCTTTTTAGATTGGTGGGTAAGAATCTTTTCTTAACTCTTTGCTTCTCCATCCATCTATTTATAGTTTATCAAAAATTATAACGCAATTTCTACTAGACTGCCCATAAACCGCATCGAGTGGCGCCAAGTTCTTGCATGCTCATATAATAGCAGTCAGCCTTTTCCTGAATGACCCAACACTACACTACAGCATGTGAAAAGGTCATGAaaaaacagcaacaacaacaaccagtgAAATTCcacaagtggagtctggggagggtagtgtgtacgcagaccttacccctactccggaAGAGTAGAAAGGTTccggagtagagaggctgtttccgatagacccttggcACAAGAAGGAACGAGACAGTGTAGCAGTAACAGCAAAGGAATCCAGAAAGATAACACCAGCAACGTAATAAACAGAAAATAGAGTTCTAATCAAGTTTCCTAACAGAGTTTTGCATTATTTGAGGATAAGGAATATTTCACGTTATTGTAAATTCATTGTTTATCAAGTATTAATCTAATTTCTACTAGACTGTCATGGATCACAGTGTATCAATGTATTCACAAGTAGCATTATTTGAGGATAAGGAATATTTCATGTTATTGTAAATTCATTGTTTATCAAGTATTAATCTAATTTCTACTGGACTGTCATGGTTCACAGTGTATCATTGTATTCACAAGTCCGTTGCAACAATCATTACCTATCTATGTGTGTACTAGCACTCATTACTGAAGAGGTGGATTCGCCCATGGGGGTGGATGTAGAGTTATATGTATGAGTTCATCGGAACTCAATAGCCATGTCTCAGACAATGTATATGTGTTCAAAAAATGTCACCTTtttttatttagaaataattacCTTCAAAATTTCCAAGGCTTATTTTAGACCACAAATTTAAAAAGtcttccttttgtttttcttaaGTTCCGTGCCAAGTCGTGCCACACAGTACTAAATAagtacaaataattaattttaaaagcgGTAAATCCAATTAGTAACAGAATCCCAAATACGAACCCATAAAGTTCAAATCTTGTATCAACAGTGATCCTCTATGACCAAAAACTATGGAACATTGACTCACATAACCCAAAACTTCCTACCCAAAAGCATTATAAACAGAAactaaatacaaaaaaaaatgaataaaacAAATCAAGGAATTTTTCAGCTTTTACCTGGCTTTTCCAATTAGCTTCCGCATTCTTCTTTTCGCGACTGAGTGTTGAATCATCCTATCAAAAACAATAAACACTATTAAGTATTAAGCACAAGCGTAATATTAATCAAGTAATTTTAATACTCCCTAAAAGCAGATCTACAACCCACTAACTTCTAAATTCTGGATTAAGTCtctattttaaaattataatttcgagaaaagaaaataaaacctGATCTTGAGAAGCGCGAGTGAAGCCAAGGGGATCAGGTATATCGCGGGAGGAAGGAGAAGTGGAATTATCGGAGAAGTCCACTGCCCATCTACGGCCCATACCCATCACTGCTTTACCTTTGTCCATCACACTCTCTGTTTCGTTTATGAGATTTAGGCACCGGCGATGGTTGTTTTTGGAGTCCTCTGTTTCTTTTATATGGTCCAGCGAAGTAAGATCAAAATAATTTTTACGCAAATAGTCCTTAGGGTCGTTTGACAGGAGTACAAGAATACTGCTAAATAGggtatattaataatattgttaTTAGTAATATTGAGATTAATTATgctgaaattattttttatttattgtttgattggtatattaaaatattatataattcCAAAAAAAATTGGTTGATTATATAAATACCCTCCAAAATATGCCGGAAAGTATTTCGAATAGGTTTTGAAAGATTTTAGGGGAAATTGTGTCTTTAACAATGTTTATGCAAGTAATAAAAACTCTTGCATTGCTAATACCATGATTTGTTATGTATTAATTATATATAGAATAATACTAAATAggatgtattagttatacatacgTTGAAAAAATATATCAAACAAAGGATTAATAATGCACAAAGATAATGCTTGCATTGTTTTTCTAatacctcataccaaacgaccccttaaagtGGACggtcttgaatttttttttccaacTTCAAGTTTAATAAGTATTGCCCCGCGCTTGTCTCATGGGCAACACGTTTAATGTTGTTACCTTTAAGTTCCTCACGAGCGAAACGAGGGTCAATGGTTAAAGACCACCCAAAAAAGCTTTATATTTCTATAAAGTTTTAGGCCGAAGTTACTATTTACTTTTTTTAGCATATTTGCGTGTCTTTACTCTTTATATACTAGTTTTAGGGTACACTCTTTGCGCGTGTACCTACATCAATAGGAatacaattaaaaaaattaattaaatatatttttagatAATATGTTTGATCtgcaaaataaaaattaaaaaagtgTAAGTTCTGATTTTTTTACTCTACTATACTTTATTCTTGAAgcattttgaaaaataagatcTTATGCATCAAATATTATAGTCAGATTGATTGTGGTCTAATAGATCAACTTTATTTAATTTGGCTAATTCAACTTAGATATCTTTACATTCCACTGCGATTGATCAACCTTACACCATGAACCAATAgaaactattattattattattattattattattattattattattattattattatcatcatcatcattattatcatcattatcatcatcattatcattattattattattattattattattattattattattattattatcagcCTTTAAACTATATGATAATTTGTTACAAAATGGtttcaaaatctccttggtcttccacaactttttatgttaataatgctGCTTAAAAGGAATGTGGTATTCCTAGattagttattaattataaacctttAAATAAGTATTTAAAATGGATTAGGTATCACATTcccaataaaaaaaaattattatcaagattatatgatgccaatatattttcaaagtttgatttaaaatctggttattggcagattcaaatatttaaagagcataattatagaactgcttttaatgttccattcgggcaatatgaatggaatgttatgccttttggtttaaagaatgccccttctgaatttcaaaaaattatgaatgatatatTTAATCCTCACCTAGATtttatcattgtttatattgatgacattttgatattcTCTAAAACATTTGAAATGCATAATAAGCATCTAGATATCTTTAAAAAGATTGTTATATAAAATGGTTTagttatttcaaaatcaaaaatgagtttatttcaaacaaatgttagatttttaggacataatatttgtcaaggaaaaattactcctatacaaagatcgattgattttgcATCAAAATTTTCTAATGTTATTGCATCAAAATTTCCTGATGTTATTACTGACAGAACTcaattacaaagatttttgggaagtttaaattatatatcccCTTTTTATAACAATTTATCTCGTGATTTGGCCCATTTATATGACAGACTAAAGAAGGATCATAAAAAAACTTAGACTGATAGTCATACTgctttggttaaaaatattaaataacggGTTAAGTCTTTACCTTGTTTAACTCTTGCTAATCCAGCTTGGAAAAAAATTATTGAGAcagatgcgtctaatattggctATGGTGGAATTTTAAAACAAGTTAATCCCTACAATAATTGTGAATATTTGATAAGATTTTATTCTAGAAACTGGACTGAAACTCAGAAAAAATATGCTACTGTGGCCCATGAAATGTTGACTATTGTCAAATGTGTTTTAAAAATCTAACATTTGTTAGAATAAAGTCtgcattcctcacttctttttcttggttaaaaatcagttataccccccaattatacttggaacaccttttattaacgctatttatccttttattagcatagactcaaaaggttttacagctacttataaggatagaAAGATAAGTTACACTTGTGTTACAGATCCCGTAACTagagatataaatattttaattgatatgaagcaaagacATATTTATTCGTTGCAATTAGAattatttagtatgaatatatttgacacTTTAAAATCTACTAAAGCACATAAAAAGATTAAATTGATTTTCGAAtaaattgctattgatatttgtgctgagcatcctagtgctttttggaatcaaaaaaagcatattgtcactcttccatatgaagataatttctctgagaatgatattcctactaaatctcgaccttgtcaaaTGAACGCTGAATTGGTAGAAttctgcaaaaaagagattgataatttgttacaaaagggtttgataaaaccctcaaaatctccttggtcttgcacagctttttatgttaataatgctgctgaaaaggaacgtggtgttcctagattagttattaattataaacctttAAATAAGTACTTAAAATGGATTAGGTATCCCATTCCCAATAAAAAGGATTTATTAtcaagattatatgatgccaatatattttcaaagtttgatttaaaatctgattattggcagattcaaatatttaaagagcatacttatagaactgcttttaatgttccattcggGCAATATGAATaaaatgttatgccttttggtttaaagaatgcCCCTTCTAAAGTTCAAAAAATTATAAATGATATATTTAATCATTACATGGATtttatcattgtttatattgGTGACATTTTGATATTCTCTAAAACATTTGAAATGCATAATAAGCATCTAGATATCTTTAAAaagattgttatacaaaatggtttagttatttcaaaatcaaaaatgagtttatttcaaacaaatattagatttttaggacataatatttgtcaaggaaaaATTACTCTTATACAAAGATCAATTGATTTTGCATCAAAATTTTCTGATGTTATTACTGACAGAACTcaattacaaagatttttgggaagtttaaattatatatcccctttttataataatttatctcGTGATTTGGCCACTTTATATGACAGACTAAAAAAGGATCATAAAAAatcttggactgatagtcatactgctttggttaaaaatattaaataacggGTTAAGTCTTTACCTTGTTTAACTCTTGCTAATCCAGCTTGAAAAAAAATTAGTGAGAtagatgcgtctaatattggctATGGTGGAATTTTAAAACAAGTTAATCCCTACAATAATTGTGAATATTTGATAAGATTTTATTCTGGAAAGAGGACTGAAACTCAGAAAAAATATGCTACTATGGCCCATGAAATGTTGATTATTGTCAAAtgtattttaaaatttcaggatgatttatacaatcaaaagtttttgataaaaactgatgcTCAATCTgtcaaatatatgtttaacaaagattttaaacatgatgcttCAAAATTAATATTTGCAAAGTGGCAAGCTCAATTAGCCCCCTTTGACTTCGAAATTTAGTATAAAAAAGGAGTTGATAATTCTCTTCCTGATTTCCTATCCCGTGAATATTTAAATTAATCatgaatttttataaaatttttctAGATGAGAAAACGTTAatcactattttgaaagtggTTAAGTTATATAAAGACTTACAAAATCTTATAATTGATATTATTATTGATAACATTATCGAAGAAGAATTTTCTATTCATGATAATTCTGAAGAAATTAGAGATGATATGCAAGACTATTATTTATCTGAATAAAATGAATTGTTATATTTGCAGCATGGACCCTCCGTGGGTCAGAGGCAGagggggaagatcatccccaggAAAATCATATTCTCATGGATTATCATACGGATCCTCATCTAACTCCCTAGTGATACAAATGGTAAGAAGGAGCTTAACTGATGAGAAGATATCTCCCAAAGGAGAATCTTCGTCAGTTCCCTCTATttatctggaag is drawn from Nicotiana tomentosiformis chromosome 12, ASM39032v3, whole genome shotgun sequence and contains these coding sequences:
- the LOC104108524 gene encoding uncharacterized protein → MDKGKAVMGMGRRWAVDFSDNSTSPSSRDIPDPLGFTRASQDQDDSTLSREKKNAEANWKSQKAWEVAQAPAKNLMMMGFMMWMAGSTVHLFSIGITVSALWQPLSALQGVGKVFEPYKDSKVDLLAPKLLFIALNLVGLGLGVWKLNTLGLLPTHASDWVSSLPPAQEVEYSGGGFL